The following nucleotide sequence is from Candidatus Aegiribacteria sp..
CTTCAATCTTGGAGTCAGCGAACAGGACATGCTCGGAGAGGCAGCAGGACTCGCGTTGACTGGATTCATCCCATTCGTTGGTACATACGGCGTTTTCGTTGCCGGAAGAGCATGGGATCAGATACGAACGAGCATTTGCTACATGAATCTGAACGTAAAGATCGCAGGTGCTCACGGAGGAGTAAGTGTGGGTCCTGATGGAGCTACTCATCAGGCTCTTGAGGATGTTGCCATTATGCGTGTGCTTCCAAATATGCATGTGCTAGCACCAGCTGACGCGAATCAGACCAGAGCTGCAGTACTGACTTCTATGAATACAGCCGGTCCGGTTTACATTCGCTTCGGGAGGAATCCTGTTCCACAGATATATCCTGTTGACGCATCGGTTGAAATCGGGAAAGGGCATCTTCTGGAGGACGGAAATGACATAACTCTGGTCGCGTGCGGAGCCATGGTTAGTCTGGCACTCACCGCTCGAGAGATACTGTCGAAACGTGGAATTTCAGCTGGAGTAATAGATATGGTATCTGTTAAACCACTTGATCGGGAGCTTCTGATTGAGCAGGCTGAAAAAACAGGAGCGGTTGTGGTTGCTGAAGATCACCAGGCAAGCGGAGGGTTGTTTGCAGCTGTAACCGAAACCCTTGCGCCGGAGCATCCTGTTCCTGTGGGTGTCGTTGCGGTCAGAGACAGTTTCGGAACAAGCGGCACTCCTGCTGAAGTGAGAGAGAAGTATAAACTCACAGCTGAGATGATAGTATTTGAAGCAGTGAAATTGCTGAAAAAATAGACAGGTTTCTCATTGACTTGAAATACCCTCATCTGTAGTATGCATAATACTTAGGGGTATGTAATTTTGTAACCTTCATCGTTTTGAAACAGGAGGAATTAAATGGCACGAGTACTCATCTGTGATCCGGTTGCTGAAGATGCTCTTGAGGCAATCCGGAAAGGCGGACACGAGGTTGTTGAGAAAACCGGCATGACACCTGAAGAACTGCTTGAAACCGCTCCGGCGTTTGACGCGCTTGTCATCAGGAGCGCGACAAAGGTCAGAAAGCCCGTACTCGAAAAGGGAGCCGCGGGAAACCTGAAGCTTGTTGTTCGAGGCGGCGTTGGTCTGGATAATGTTGATCTAGACGTAGCAGCTGATCTTGGTATTGCCGTAAGAAATACACCCTCGGCAAGCAGTGTTGCCGTTGCAGAGCTTGCACTGGCGCATATGCTTTCATGCAGCCGCTTCCTCGGACCGGCCAACTGCACAATGAAGCAGGGTGAATGGAACAAGAAAGCTTACGGTAAGGGAAAGGAACTCTGGCACTCCACACTCGGTCTGATCGGCTTTGGCAGAATCTCTAAGGAAGTCGCCAAACGCGCAAAAGGATTCGAGATGAACGTAATCTTCTTCGATCCGTACATAGACAGTGTGGACGGAATAGAAGCGAAGAAAGTTGATCTGGAAACACTATGCAGAGAATCCGATTTCATAAGTCTGCATATTCCTCACAATAAAGAAACTCATTACCTTCTTGATGCCCCGCAATTCGATATGATGAAGGACGGCGTTGTAATAGTGAACTGCGCCAGAGGCGGAACCATCAATGAAGCAACGCTTCTTGATGCTATGAACTCCGGGAAGGTTTTTGCCGCGGGAGTTGATGTTTACGAAAAGGAACCTGCCAGAGGGAATCCCCTTGTGGAATATGAAAGAACTGTGGCTACACCTCACATCGGGGCCGGAAGCGCTGCAGCCTCAAAGCGTGTGGGCGCTGAAGTAGCCCGCGAGATAAACGAATTTTTCGAGTAGAACACAATTGAACATTAAAGTGAAAGGTGGATCCATGCGGATTAACTGGATAGGTATTCCAGCCGCTCTGATTCTCCTTATGATCCCTTCACTGTCTGCGGCTCAGGATAGTGTCGAAAATTTGACACCCACTGATGATACCGTTTCAGAAGTGGTGACAGAGGATGCTGCTGCTGAGGAAACTGAACCTCAGCCTGCAGAAGGAGAACCGCTGCTGGAACCTGATCCCGGGTTAGATGCCCCTGGTTCTGTTACAGTGCTGGACCAGCCCAATGACGCTGGTAACCAGCTCTTGGTTACGTTTGAACTACCATCTGATACCGAGAATATTTTACGCTACAATGTGTACAGGCGTACATCTGGTGATATCGGCGAAGATGCCTGGAATTTAGTCAAGTCTATTCCTGCCGGTGTGCCGGCAGAATTTGTCGACGGATTCGATCCTGAATACCCGATAGAACCGGGTGTTACTTACGAATACAGGATTGCTTCGGTATCATCTGATAACGAGGAATTCTTCGGCCCTGTCTTCGAAGCAGATGTAGTTGGTGAAGGTGAAATATTCCATACGGGTAAAGTCAGAGTGCTGGTAGCCGGCGCTCTGTTCATCTTTCTCATTTTCTACTACTTCGGCAAAGCTCAGAGAGGCGCGAAGATGTATCTCAGGCCGATAGCCGGCATCGAGGCAATCGATGAAGCTATCGGAAGAGC
It contains:
- a CDS encoding transketolase family protein encodes the protein MKNLRPTREGYVEGILQAGRENDRVVVIEGDVSRSIGSASFEKEFPERFFNLGVSEQDMLGEAAGLALTGFIPFVGTYGVFVAGRAWDQIRTSICYMNLNVKIAGAHGGVSVGPDGATHQALEDVAIMRVLPNMHVLAPADANQTRAAVLTSMNTAGPVYIRFGRNPVPQIYPVDASVEIGKGHLLEDGNDITLVACGAMVSLALTAREILSKRGISAGVIDMVSVKPLDRELLIEQAEKTGAVVVAEDHQASGGLFAAVTETLAPEHPVPVGVVAVRDSFGTSGTPAEVREKYKLTAEMIVFEAVKLLKK
- a CDS encoding D-2-hydroxyacid dehydrogenase yields the protein MARVLICDPVAEDALEAIRKGGHEVVEKTGMTPEELLETAPAFDALVIRSATKVRKPVLEKGAAGNLKLVVRGGVGLDNVDLDVAADLGIAVRNTPSASSVAVAELALAHMLSCSRFLGPANCTMKQGEWNKKAYGKGKELWHSTLGLIGFGRISKEVAKRAKGFEMNVIFFDPYIDSVDGIEAKKVDLETLCRESDFISLHIPHNKETHYLLDAPQFDMMKDGVVIVNCARGGTINEATLLDAMNSGKVFAAGVDVYEKEPARGNPLVEYERTVATPHIGAGSAAASKRVGAEVAREINEFFE